A window of Deinococcus sp. HSC-46F16 contains these coding sequences:
- a CDS encoding ankyrin repeat domain-containing protein, which translates to MLAALLALPWAAGAGGAATPPGQVSQMTRNAALWQAAEQGDAGRVRDLLGRGASANARRPDGRTALTAAALGDHVAVARLLIDAGADPDPQDAARNNALLVTGETGSVAMLREVLRAGPDLTRTNRFGGTALIPAADRGHVAYVRELLKTEINVDHVNNLGWTALLEAVILGDGGARHTEIVRLLLAAGADPNLADRDGTTPLGHAKRRGYAAIAQLLTAARGK; encoded by the coding sequence GTGCTGGCCGCTCTCCTCGCGCTGCCCTGGGCGGCGGGCGCGGGTGGGGCGGCCACCCCTCCGGGACAGGTGAGCCAGATGACACGGAATGCGGCCCTGTGGCAGGCCGCCGAGCAGGGCGACGCCGGGCGTGTGCGCGACCTGTTGGGGCGCGGGGCCTCGGCCAACGCCCGGCGCCCGGACGGCCGCACCGCCCTGACTGCCGCGGCGCTGGGAGACCATGTGGCCGTCGCCCGCCTGCTGATTGACGCCGGGGCCGATCCGGACCCGCAGGACGCGGCCCGCAACAACGCCCTGCTGGTCACCGGCGAGACGGGCAGCGTGGCGATGCTGCGCGAGGTGCTGCGGGCAGGACCCGATCTAACGCGCACCAACCGCTTCGGGGGCACCGCCCTGATTCCGGCCGCGGACCGGGGCCACGTCGCGTACGTCCGCGAGCTCCTGAAGACGGAGATCAACGTCGATCACGTCAACAACCTGGGCTGGACCGCGCTGCTGGAGGCCGTAATTCTAGGCGATGGTGGGGCGCGGCACACCGAAATTGTGCGGTTGCTGCTCGCGGCGGGCGCGGATCCCAACCTGGCCGACCGCGACGGGACCACGCCCCTGGGACACGCCAAGCGGCGTGGCTACGCGGCCATAGCACAGCTCTTGACCGCCGCAAGGGGAAAGTGA